From one Streptomyces sp. R41 genomic stretch:
- a CDS encoding ABC transporter ATP-binding protein produces the protein MYELRGVTKRYTRGKETVDALAGIDLTIGDGDRLVIQGPTGGGKSTLLQMLGGLDRPTAGSVELDGTDMAKLSEAKLTKVRSENIGFVFQSFNLIPTLTAQENVETALVPLGVKTKQRRERAAAALESVGLAERLGHLPAELSGGQQQRVAIARALVKQPKVLLADEPTGNLDESMRDEIMDVLEAMWKEHGLTFIMVTHDSAIAKKAPRLATIRKGRITVKENAGA, from the coding sequence ATGTACGAACTCAGAGGCGTCACCAAGCGCTATACGCGGGGCAAGGAAACGGTCGACGCGCTCGCCGGTATCGATCTGACCATCGGGGACGGCGACCGGCTCGTCATCCAGGGCCCCACCGGTGGCGGAAAATCCACCCTTCTTCAGATGCTCGGCGGGCTCGACCGCCCCACCGCGGGCAGTGTCGAACTCGACGGCACGGACATGGCGAAACTGTCCGAGGCGAAGCTCACCAAGGTGCGCAGCGAGAACATCGGCTTCGTCTTCCAGAGCTTCAACCTGATTCCCACGCTCACCGCCCAGGAGAATGTGGAGACCGCCCTCGTACCCCTCGGTGTGAAGACGAAGCAACGGCGCGAACGGGCCGCCGCGGCACTGGAGTCGGTGGGGCTGGCCGAGCGGCTCGGGCATCTGCCCGCCGAGTTGTCCGGTGGTCAGCAGCAGCGCGTGGCCATCGCCCGCGCCTTGGTCAAGCAGCCGAAGGTGCTGCTCGCCGACGAACCCACCGGAAACCTCGACGAATCCATGCGCGACGAGATCATGGATGTACTGGAAGCCATGTGGAAGGAGCACGGGCTCACTTTCATCATGGTCACGCACGACTCCGCGATCGCGAAGAAGGCCCCGCGGCTTGCCACGATCCGCAAGGGCAGGATCACTGTCAAGGAGAACGCGGGAGCATAA
- a CDS encoding S8 family serine peptidase, translated as MKRACAATIATAAAVALAAGMTSPASAKQEHASSASKAGLVARHHITLITGDRVAVDAKGRVVGFERAKGRAHIPVSIRKADGHTLVVPADAQRLIAGGKLDQRLFDVTELNKAATRKAQKQGLKLIVGYKGAATAAKADVREAGTLRRTLKSLNADAVLTPKQDAAELWSAVTNGGSAASGIAHVWLDGVRKASLDKSVPQIGAPKAWAAGYDGKGVKIAVLDTGVDATHPDLKDQVIAAKNFSTSADATDHFGHGTHVASIAAGTGAKSNGKYKGVAPGAKILSGKVLSDDGYGDDSTILAGMEWAADQGADVVNLSLGGGDTPEIDPLEAEVNKLSEQKGILFAIAAGNDGDFGEQTIGSPGSAADALTVGAVDDNDKLASFSSRGPGLDGAIKPDVTAPGVDITAAAAPGSLIDKEVGEKPPGYLTISGTSMATPHVAGAAAILKQEHPDWTFAELKGALTGSAKGGKYTPFEQGSGRIAVDKAIKQSVIADPNSVSFGVQQWPHTDDKPVTRQLTYRNLGKTDVTLTLSATATNPKGQAAPSGFFKLGAKTVKVPAGGKASVDVTVNTKLGGTTDGAYSAYVTATGGGQSVRTAAAVQREVESYDVKLKYLVRDGQQPIHLTDLYAYSGLANGRDFFSQGTGATETIRVPKGTYILDSQLVKDLTTIEGGIDWLVQPRLSVTKNTTVTVDQRTAKAADITVPDTQAKPVSAMVSYMFDPAGVGVGVGLDSFQDLRVGHIGPAVSSGLFQSWSGTWTKGDSTEYDVFTGAKVTKLQGAHVKHYKASELATVKTNLGAASSGKTGAVTAYGFLPSDFSFGIGVEQKLPGTRTLHVSTGDQVQWGLDFEQYGGKDAQGFPISEAFYTLGDPQTFKAGNSYTKTFNTGVFGPKIGGLYGVYRDGKYISGYLPVFADGQSHAGASLYTSVKTTLYRNGTKVAETDDPLDGSGQFKVPDADAAYKLTTSIKRSVKVAAASTRIDASWTFRSKKVDTAKLPVSTARFGASLGLDSRGPADQKVTIPVTVQGAAAGSNLQSLSVYVSYDYGQTWTKLDVKNGKITFKNPAKGKGISFHAKIADKKGNKSTISIYNAYYGK; from the coding sequence GTGAAAAGAGCGTGCGCGGCGACCATCGCCACGGCAGCAGCCGTGGCCCTGGCGGCGGGAATGACCAGCCCGGCGTCCGCGAAGCAGGAACACGCGAGCAGCGCGTCCAAGGCCGGGCTCGTGGCCCGGCACCACATCACGCTGATCACCGGTGACCGGGTGGCCGTCGACGCCAAGGGCCGTGTCGTCGGCTTCGAACGCGCCAAGGGCCGCGCCCACATACCCGTCTCGATCCGCAAGGCGGACGGTCACACGCTCGTGGTGCCGGCCGACGCCCAGCGCCTGATAGCCGGCGGCAAGCTGGACCAGCGGCTGTTCGATGTCACCGAGTTGAACAAGGCGGCGACTCGCAAGGCCCAGAAGCAGGGCCTGAAGCTGATCGTCGGCTACAAGGGAGCCGCGACCGCCGCCAAGGCCGACGTCCGCGAGGCGGGCACGCTCCGCCGGACCCTGAAGTCCCTGAACGCGGACGCGGTGCTGACGCCGAAGCAGGACGCGGCGGAGCTCTGGTCGGCGGTCACCAACGGCGGCAGCGCGGCCTCCGGCATCGCGCACGTCTGGCTGGACGGCGTCCGCAAGGCGAGCCTCGACAAGTCGGTGCCGCAGATCGGCGCCCCGAAGGCGTGGGCGGCGGGCTACGACGGCAAGGGCGTCAAGATCGCCGTGCTGGACACGGGCGTCGACGCGACCCACCCGGACCTCAAGGACCAGGTGATCGCGGCCAAGAACTTCTCCACCTCCGCCGACGCCACCGACCACTTCGGCCACGGCACGCACGTCGCCTCGATCGCGGCGGGCACGGGCGCGAAGTCGAACGGCAAGTACAAGGGTGTCGCTCCCGGCGCGAAGATCCTGAGCGGCAAGGTCCTCAGCGACGACGGCTACGGAGACGACTCCACCATCCTCGCGGGCATGGAGTGGGCCGCCGACCAGGGCGCCGACGTCGTCAACCTGAGCCTGGGCGGCGGCGACACCCCGGAGATCGACCCGCTCGAGGCCGAGGTCAACAAGCTCTCCGAGCAGAAGGGCATCCTCTTCGCGATCGCCGCCGGCAACGACGGCGACTTCGGCGAGCAGACCATCGGCTCCCCGGGCAGCGCGGCCGACGCGCTCACCGTCGGCGCGGTCGACGACAACGACAAGCTGGCGTCCTTCTCCAGCCGCGGCCCCGGCCTCGACGGCGCCATCAAGCCCGATGTGACCGCACCCGGCGTGGACATCACGGCGGCCGCGGCCCCGGGCAGCCTCATCGACAAGGAGGTCGGCGAGAAGCCCCCGGGCTATCTGACGATCTCCGGTACGTCGATGGCGACCCCGCATGTCGCGGGCGCGGCGGCGATCCTCAAGCAGGAGCACCCGGACTGGACGTTCGCCGAGCTCAAGGGTGCGCTGACCGGCTCCGCCAAGGGCGGCAAGTACACGCCGTTCGAGCAGGGTTCGGGCCGTATCGCCGTCGACAAGGCGATCAAGCAGTCCGTGATCGCCGACCCGAACTCGGTGAGCTTCGGCGTCCAGCAGTGGCCGCACACCGACGACAAGCCGGTGACCAGGCAGCTCACCTACCGCAACCTCGGCAAGACCGACGTCACCCTGACCCTCTCGGCGACCGCCACCAACCCCAAGGGCCAGGCGGCTCCTTCGGGCTTCTTCAAGCTCGGCGCGAAGACGGTCAAGGTCCCGGCGGGCGGCAAGGCCTCGGTCGACGTCACCGTCAACACCAAGCTGGGCGGCACCACGGACGGCGCGTACTCGGCGTACGTGACGGCCACGGGCGGCGGCCAGTCGGTGCGGACCGCGGCCGCCGTGCAGCGCGAAGTGGAGTCGTACGACGTCAAGCTGAAGTACCTCGTGCGTGACGGGCAGCAGCCCATCCACCTCACCGACCTCTACGCCTACTCGGGCCTGGCCAACGGGCGGGACTTCTTCTCGCAGGGCACCGGGGCCACGGAGACCATCCGCGTGCCCAAGGGCACCTACATCCTCGACTCCCAGCTGGTCAAGGACCTCACCACCATCGAGGGCGGTATCGACTGGCTGGTCCAGCCCAGGCTGAGCGTCACCAAGAACACCACGGTGACCGTCGACCAGCGCACGGCCAAGGCCGCCGACATCACGGTGCCGGACACCCAGGCGAAGCCGGTGTCCGCGATGGTCTCCTACATGTTCGACCCGGCGGGCGTCGGCGTCGGCGTGGGCCTGGACTCCTTCCAGGACCTGCGGGTCGGCCACATCGGCCCGGCGGTCTCCTCCGGTCTGTTCCAGAGCTGGTCGGGTACCTGGACCAAGGGCGACAGCACCGAGTACGACGTGTTCACCGGCGCCAAGGTCACCAAGCTGCAGGGCGCGCACGTCAAGCACTACAAGGCGAGCGAACTGGCCACGGTGAAGACGAACCTGGGGGCGGCGTCCTCCGGCAAGACGGGTGCGGTCACCGCGTACGGCTTCCTGCCGAGCGACTTCTCCTTCGGGATCGGCGTCGAGCAGAAGCTGCCGGGCACGCGCACGCTGCACGTCTCCACCGGTGACCAGGTCCAGTGGGGCCTCGACTTCGAGCAGTACGGCGGCAAGGACGCCCAGGGCTTCCCGATCAGCGAGGCCTTCTACACACTGGGCGACCCGCAGACCTTCAAGGCGGGCAACAGCTACACGAAGACGTTCAACACCGGTGTCTTCGGCCCGAAGATCGGCGGTCTGTACGGCGTCTACCGCGACGGCAAGTACATCAGTGGCTATCTGCCGGTGTTCGCCGACGGCCAGTCGCACGCCGGGGCCTCGCTCTACACCTCGGTCAAGACCACCCTGTACCGCAACGGCACCAAGGTCGCCGAGACCGACGACCCGCTGGACGGCAGCGGCCAGTTCAAGGTGCCGGACGCGGACGCGGCGTACAAGCTGACCACGTCCATCAAGCGTTCCGTGAAGGTGGCCGCGGCCTCCACGCGGATCGACGCGAGCTGGACCTTCCGCTCCAAGAAGGTCGACACGGCGAAGCTGCCGGTCTCCACGGCCCGCTTCGGCGCGTCCCTCGGCCTGGACAGCCGCGGGCCCGCCGACCAGAAGGTCACCATCCCGGTCACCGTCCAGGGTGCGGCCGCGGGCTCCAACCTCCAGTCGCTGTCCGTGTACGTCTCGTACGACTACGGCCAGACGTGGACCAAGCTCGACGTCAAGAACGGCAAGATCACCTTCAAGAACCCGGCGAAGGGAAAGGGCATCTCGTTCCACGCCAAGATCGCCGACAAGAAGGGGAACAAGTCGACGATCTCGATCTACAACGCGTACTACGGGAAGTGA
- a CDS encoding group II truncated hemoglobin, with amino-acid sequence MTVSTVEYIRYRIPEQQSAEFLAAYTRAAAQLAAAPQCVDYELARCEEDFEHFILRITWTSTEDHVEGFRKSDLFPDFLADIRPYIGSIEEMRHYKPTTVRGTGASVPTLYAWAGGAEAFSRLTEVFYDKVLKDDLLAPLFADLAPEHAAHVALWLGEVFGGPPEYSGTQGGHGHMVAKHFGKNITEVQRRRWVNLLQDAADDAGLPTDAEFRSAFVAYAEWGTRLAVYFSGPDAVPPGEQPIPKWTWGSAPPYRG; translated from the coding sequence ATGACCGTTTCGACTGTCGAATACATCCGGTACCGGATTCCCGAGCAGCAGTCGGCGGAGTTCCTGGCCGCCTACACCCGGGCCGCCGCCCAGCTGGCCGCGGCCCCGCAGTGCGTCGACTACGAACTCGCGCGCTGCGAGGAGGACTTCGAGCACTTCATCCTGCGGATCACCTGGACGTCGACCGAGGACCACGTCGAGGGCTTTCGCAAGTCCGACCTCTTCCCCGACTTCCTCGCCGACATCCGCCCCTACATCGGCAGCATCGAGGAGATGCGCCACTACAAGCCGACGACGGTACGGGGCACGGGCGCGTCCGTGCCCACGCTCTACGCCTGGGCGGGCGGCGCCGAGGCCTTCAGCCGTCTGACCGAGGTCTTCTACGACAAGGTCCTCAAGGACGATCTCCTCGCCCCGCTGTTCGCGGACCTCGCCCCCGAACACGCCGCGCATGTCGCCCTCTGGCTCGGCGAGGTCTTCGGCGGACCGCCGGAGTACTCCGGGACCCAGGGCGGGCACGGGCACATGGTCGCCAAGCACTTCGGCAAGAACATCACCGAGGTCCAGCGGCGTCGCTGGGTGAACCTCCTCCAGGACGCGGCGGACGACGCCGGCCTTCCCACCGACGCCGAGTTCCGCTCCGCGTTCGTCGCGTACGCGGAGTGGGGGACACGCCTGGCCGTGTACTTCTCGGGGCCGGACGCGGTGCCTCCGGGGGAGCAGCCGATCCCGAAGTGGACGTGGGGGTCGGCCCCGCCGTACCGGGGGTGA
- a CDS encoding helix-turn-helix domain-containing protein produces the protein MDEHPSPGPAGGTGQPLDRRAELSEFLRTRRARLKPEDVGLPDFGRHRRVPGLRREELAQLAGVSVAYYTRLEQGNGRNVSAEVLNAIARALRLTDAEHAHLTHLAKPKQHKKKQTARPQQVRGALRQLLDTLDGVPAYITGRRSDILVWNRMAAAVFGDWSELPPQERNWARMVFLKPEYRELFVEWEQKAIDIVCHLRMDAGCHPDDPQLSALVGELSVKSEDFRRLWATHDVKEKTHGVKRLRHPLVGDLALQFESFRLSDDSEQALITYHAEPGSASAEALRLLASWGRDATRAGAASPP, from the coding sequence ATGGATGAACATCCCTCTCCGGGTCCCGCGGGCGGAACGGGGCAGCCGCTGGACCGGCGTGCCGAGCTCAGCGAGTTCCTGCGCACCCGCCGGGCCCGGCTGAAGCCGGAGGACGTCGGGCTGCCGGACTTCGGGCGGCACCGCCGTGTGCCCGGGCTACGCCGCGAGGAGCTGGCGCAGCTGGCCGGGGTGTCCGTCGCGTACTACACGCGCCTGGAGCAGGGCAACGGGCGGAACGTGTCGGCCGAGGTGCTCAACGCGATCGCCCGCGCCCTGCGGCTCACCGACGCCGAGCACGCGCATCTCACCCACCTCGCGAAACCCAAGCAGCACAAGAAGAAGCAGACGGCTCGGCCGCAGCAGGTGCGGGGGGCCTTGCGGCAACTGCTCGACACGTTGGACGGCGTCCCGGCGTACATCACCGGGCGGCGCTCGGACATCCTCGTGTGGAACCGGATGGCCGCGGCCGTCTTCGGGGACTGGTCGGAGCTGCCGCCGCAGGAGCGGAACTGGGCGCGGATGGTGTTCCTGAAGCCCGAGTACCGCGAGCTGTTCGTGGAGTGGGAACAGAAGGCGATCGACATCGTCTGCCATCTGCGCATGGACGCGGGCTGTCATCCGGACGATCCGCAGCTCTCGGCCCTGGTCGGCGAGCTCTCCGTGAAGAGCGAGGACTTTCGGCGGCTGTGGGCCACGCATGACGTGAAGGAGAAGACCCACGGTGTGAAGCGGCTGCGGCATCCGCTGGTCGGGGACTTGGCGCTGCAGTTCGAGTCGTTCCGGCTGTCCGACGACAGCGAGCAGGCGTTGATCACGTATCACGCGGAGCCTGGGTCCGCCTCGGCGGAGGCGTTGCGCCTGCTGGCGTCCTGGGGAAGGGACGCGACCCGCGCGGGCGCCGCGTCACCGCCGTAA
- a CDS encoding NAD(P)-dependent alcohol dehydrogenase, translating to MTTVAAYAAPAAKAPLERTTIERREVGEFDVLIDIKFAGICHSDIHQAREGWGEAIFPMVPGHEIAGIVSEVGSGVTKFKVGDRVGVGCLVDSCRECENCKAGLEQYCTGGNVGTYNAVGKDGEPTYGGYSEKIVVDENFTVRIPDGLSLDEAAPLLCAGITTYSPLKHWNAGPGKKVAVLGMGGLGHMGVKIAHALGAEVTVLSQSLRKKDDGLKLGADHYYATSDPKTFEELKGTFDLILSTVSAPLNLDAFLSLLKTDGAFVNVGAPEEPVKLNLFSVIGGRKTLAGSGIGGIQETQEMLDFCAEHGFGAEIELISASEINDAYERVLASDVRYRFVIDTATI from the coding sequence ATGACCACTGTTGCTGCGTACGCCGCTCCCGCCGCCAAGGCTCCGCTGGAGCGCACCACCATCGAGCGTCGCGAGGTCGGCGAGTTCGACGTCCTGATCGACATCAAGTTCGCCGGTATCTGCCACTCCGACATCCACCAGGCCCGCGAGGGCTGGGGCGAGGCCATCTTCCCGATGGTGCCGGGCCACGAGATCGCCGGCATCGTCTCCGAGGTCGGCTCCGGTGTCACCAAGTTCAAGGTCGGCGACCGCGTGGGCGTCGGCTGCCTGGTCGACTCCTGCCGCGAGTGCGAGAACTGCAAGGCCGGCCTGGAGCAGTACTGCACCGGCGGCAACGTCGGCACGTACAACGCCGTCGGCAAGGACGGTGAGCCCACCTACGGCGGCTACTCCGAGAAGATCGTCGTGGACGAGAACTTCACCGTTCGCATCCCCGACGGCCTGTCCCTCGACGAGGCCGCGCCGCTGCTCTGCGCCGGCATCACCACGTACTCCCCGCTCAAGCACTGGAACGCCGGCCCCGGCAAGAAGGTCGCCGTCCTCGGCATGGGCGGCCTCGGCCACATGGGCGTCAAGATCGCGCACGCGCTCGGTGCCGAGGTCACGGTCCTCTCCCAGTCGCTCCGCAAGAAGGACGACGGACTGAAGCTGGGTGCCGACCACTACTACGCCACCAGCGACCCGAAGACCTTCGAGGAGCTGAAGGGCACCTTCGACCTCATCCTGTCGACGGTCTCGGCCCCGCTGAACCTGGACGCGTTCCTGTCCTTGCTGAAGACGGACGGCGCCTTCGTGAACGTCGGCGCCCCTGAGGAGCCCGTCAAGCTCAACCTCTTCTCGGTGATCGGCGGCCGCAAGACCCTCGCGGGCTCCGGCATCGGCGGCATCCAGGAAACCCAGGAGATGCTCGACTTCTGCGCCGAGCACGGCTTCGGCGCCGAGATCGAACTGATCAGCGCCTCCGAGATCAACGACGCGTACGAGCGCGTGCTGGCGAGCGACGTCCGCTACCGCTTCGTGATCGACACCGCCACGATCTAG
- a CDS encoding VOC family protein, with the protein MPVELNHTIVAAHDKKASAQFLADILGLQVSPQYGPFSPVPIPNGVTLDYMDTTGTITPQHYAFLVSEEDFDKIFARIRAAGLTYWADPAHRRVNEINTNDGGRGTYFDDPNGHNLEILTRPYGSGGD; encoded by the coding sequence ATGCCCGTCGAGTTGAACCACACGATCGTCGCCGCCCACGACAAGAAGGCCTCGGCCCAGTTCCTCGCGGACATCCTGGGCCTCCAAGTGAGCCCGCAGTACGGCCCGTTCAGCCCGGTCCCGATCCCCAACGGCGTGACCCTCGACTACATGGACACGACCGGGACGATCACCCCGCAGCACTACGCCTTCCTCGTCTCGGAGGAAGACTTCGACAAGATCTTCGCCCGCATCCGGGCAGCCGGCCTCACCTACTGGGCGGACCCGGCCCACCGCCGCGTCAACGAGATCAACACCAACGACGGCGGCCGAGGCACCTACTTCGACGACCCGAACGGCCACAACCTGGAGATACTGACGCGACCGTACGGAAGTGGAGGCGACTGA
- a CDS encoding S8 family serine peptidase produces MHAPLTVQPRRQRYMVTPLPQNLLPPGVPELSMDAMCDRLDRMPEVKVTRRLRPSEKLQSAGLPPSCPEIAVVEAAEAQVPAMRSLHVHIEPDLPLSGTGPAATPTAGILPLRDPGLVMSLEQPVEISVRVCGPDGEPLAGAGVFLIGSTWPGQGITGADGMVTITLATETEESVQSLYVRPKGGYTDRWIHHPGLSADRENVVTLTPLTKVYPELEERQGYGWGQQAMRLDRLPPTFRAFGVRIAVIGSGVSAEHPDLKERVRSGADLVRGTEEGWAHDMMGSGTHAAGIIAGADTGTGVIGIAVDAEIEACQVMPDGHFSDLIAALDHCIEREVDIAHIAVATTYPSALVSRKLADANASGIACVAPAGDTGGPVAFPGSLPTVFTVGALGVFGSYPQETSQATHSGPQLTPEGLFAAPFSCYGPGIDAAAPGVAVLSCAREGGYTALDGTGTASAHVVGLAALVLAHHEDFHGQLLPRGPGRVQHLFEIIAASCRQLAAPGTVEAAHVGRGLPDALVALGLAPGVQLAPAFSPFDLSMAG; encoded by the coding sequence GTGCACGCACCGCTCACGGTGCAGCCGCGCCGGCAGCGGTACATGGTGACACCGCTGCCGCAGAATCTGCTCCCACCGGGAGTGCCCGAACTCAGCATGGACGCCATGTGTGACCGGCTGGACCGGATGCCCGAGGTCAAAGTGACCCGCAGGCTCCGGCCCTCGGAGAAGCTCCAGTCGGCGGGGCTGCCCCCCTCCTGCCCGGAAATCGCGGTCGTCGAGGCGGCCGAGGCCCAGGTACCGGCGATGCGGTCGCTGCACGTGCACATCGAGCCGGACCTGCCGCTGTCCGGAACCGGACCCGCCGCCACACCGACCGCGGGGATCCTGCCGCTCCGCGATCCGGGGCTGGTCATGTCGCTGGAACAACCTGTGGAAATCTCGGTGCGCGTCTGCGGCCCGGACGGCGAACCGCTGGCCGGCGCGGGGGTGTTTCTGATCGGGTCGACATGGCCGGGCCAGGGCATCACCGGGGCCGACGGGATGGTCACCATCACGCTGGCGACGGAAACCGAAGAGTCCGTTCAGTCCCTTTACGTTCGGCCCAAGGGCGGTTACACGGACCGCTGGATCCATCACCCCGGCCTGTCGGCGGACCGGGAAAACGTCGTCACCCTCACCCCGTTGACCAAGGTGTACCCGGAGCTGGAGGAGCGGCAGGGGTACGGGTGGGGCCAGCAGGCCATGCGGCTGGACCGGCTGCCCCCCACGTTCCGTGCCTTCGGCGTCAGGATCGCGGTCATCGGTTCGGGTGTCAGTGCCGAGCACCCCGATCTGAAGGAACGGGTGCGCTCCGGGGCCGATCTCGTTCGGGGCACCGAGGAGGGCTGGGCGCACGACATGATGGGCAGCGGTACACACGCTGCGGGGATCATCGCCGGGGCTGACACCGGCACGGGCGTCATCGGAATCGCGGTCGACGCCGAGATCGAGGCCTGTCAGGTGATGCCCGACGGGCATTTCAGCGACCTCATCGCCGCCCTGGACCACTGCATCGAACGCGAGGTCGACATCGCCCACATCGCGGTGGCGACCACGTACCCGTCGGCGCTGGTCTCACGCAAACTCGCCGACGCCAACGCGTCGGGCATCGCCTGCGTCGCCCCGGCGGGCGACACCGGCGGGCCGGTCGCGTTCCCGGGCTCGCTGCCCACCGTGTTCACCGTGGGCGCACTGGGAGTCTTCGGGTCGTACCCGCAGGAGACCTCCCAAGCCACCCATTCGGGGCCTCAGTTGACACCGGAAGGGCTGTTCGCCGCGCCGTTCAGCTGCTACGGGCCCGGTATCGACGCGGCCGCCCCGGGTGTGGCGGTCCTGTCGTGCGCGCGGGAGGGCGGATACACGGCCCTCGACGGTACCGGCACGGCCTCGGCCCACGTCGTCGGCCTTGCCGCACTCGTTCTCGCCCACCACGAGGACTTCCACGGCCAGCTGCTGCCCCGCGGACCTGGCCGGGTGCAGCACTTGTTCGAGATCATCGCCGCCAGCTGCCGTCAGCTGGCCGCCCCGGGCACGGTGGAGGCGGCCCACGTCGGACGCGGCTTGCCCGACGCTCTCGTCGCCCTCGGCCTTGCCCCCGGAGTGCAGCTGGCTCCGGCCTTTTCGCCCTTCGACCTGTCCATGGCCGGTTAG
- a CDS encoding DUF4291 domain-containing protein gives MEEPQRRIRALHTESTITIYQAYAPEIGMPAVRQGRFPAGWKRDRMTWIKPSFLWMMYRCGWGTKAGQETVLAVEISREGFEWALRHACLSSYVRGIHPDRAAWQRQLRRAPARVQWDPERDLHLQPLPYRSLQLGLSDEAVRRYADEWTISIRDVTPLAHEIHALVSGGDLDSAARLLPQERPYPLGDGLPAHLRG, from the coding sequence ATGGAAGAACCGCAACGCAGGATCCGCGCGCTCCACACGGAGTCCACGATCACCATCTACCAGGCATACGCACCGGAGATCGGCATGCCTGCGGTTCGCCAAGGTCGTTTCCCTGCCGGGTGGAAGCGGGACCGAATGACGTGGATCAAGCCGTCGTTCCTGTGGATGATGTACCGCTGCGGCTGGGGCACGAAGGCAGGTCAGGAGACCGTCCTGGCGGTCGAGATCAGCCGCGAGGGCTTCGAGTGGGCCTTGCGGCACGCGTGCCTGTCGAGCTACGTCCGCGGGATACATCCCGACCGAGCCGCCTGGCAGCGCCAATTGAGGCGTGCGCCCGCTCGCGTGCAGTGGGACCCCGAGCGAGACCTTCACCTGCAGCCCCTGCCGTACCGGTCTCTGCAGCTCGGCCTCTCCGATGAGGCCGTACGACGCTACGCGGACGAGTGGACGATCTCCATCCGCGACGTGACCCCGCTCGCCCACGAGATCCATGCCCTCGTCAGCGGCGGTGACCTGGACTCCGCCGCACGACTGTTGCCCCAGGAACGTCCGTACCCGCTTGGAGACGGACTCCCTGCCCACCTACGGGGATGA